A single window of uncultured Pseudodesulfovibrio sp. DNA harbors:
- a CDS encoding cytochrome b/b6 domain-containing protein: MPNTMFKRHDKTDIFIHWFNAVCWLLLLLTGVGLIQHPAIDPFGSGYPEAMRAMVGGGANLLVIHEIIGLLWLAGFVFYLLVNFKGARFFLAEVFAVSPARDMAWMIKKMVLMTLGPKALKMMGMDPELPDQGYYNMGQKAFAQASVVGGIVIAVTGVIMFMSDRTFGAESTGMVGWAVTLHFIAVGLVFAGLLVHIYMAAISPEERPGFKSMFTGVVPGNYAKHHHRLWWEKVKTEGE; encoded by the coding sequence ATGCCTAACACCATGTTCAAACGACACGATAAAACCGATATATTCATTCATTGGTTCAACGCGGTCTGCTGGCTGCTGCTTCTGCTGACAGGAGTGGGGCTGATCCAGCACCCGGCCATTGATCCGTTTGGTTCCGGCTATCCCGAGGCTATGCGTGCCATGGTGGGCGGCGGGGCAAATCTGCTGGTCATCCATGAAATTATCGGTCTGCTTTGGCTGGCCGGGTTCGTTTTCTATCTTCTCGTCAACTTTAAGGGTGCCCGGTTTTTTCTGGCAGAAGTATTCGCCGTCAGTCCGGCGCGTGACATGGCGTGGATGATCAAGAAAATGGTGCTCATGACGCTGGGCCCCAAGGCCCTCAAGATGATGGGCATGGACCCGGAATTACCGGATCAGGGATATTACAACATGGGCCAGAAGGCGTTTGCTCAGGCCTCTGTTGTGGGAGGCATTGTTATCGCTGTGACCGGCGTGATCATGTTCATGTCCGACCGGACTTTCGGGGCCGAGTCCACAGGCATGGTCGGTTGGGCCGTGACCCTGCATTTTATTGCCGTGGGGCTGGTTTTTGCCGGATTGCTGGTTCACATCTATATGGCCGCCATTTCGCCGGAAGAACGTCCCGGCTTCAAGTCCATGTTCACCGGCGTGGTTCCCGGCAACTATGCCAAACATCACCACCGTCTGTGGTGGGAAAAGGTCAAAACCGAGGGTGAATAG
- a CDS encoding rhodanese-like domain-containing protein, giving the protein MYRKLFAAVMMLVFALVTTTGVVMADEAKKPKFKEFHSIVDYKFVAKYAKMPKPKGAMIVDSRPYKPKYVDGYIPTAVSIPTSQFDKMVDKLPANKDDLLIFYCGGFHCGLSHKAAWKAEKLGYTNVHVYAAGFPDYKKHALYYSIGLENLHGKMANGDKYALIDARPYQKYLAGAIPSAIGIPEKDFADKRGMLPIDKAEVTLVYYCGGYKCALSHKSAIKARYLGYKKVVVAEAGYPGWKEMFGGADVAVKAGEAEGAVDAEWFLKTIKENPDSILLIDVRDPEEYAAGHFPSAINMPVDMVEKKAKEIPTDKPIVFSCATGARAGEAYYLFMDMVPDAKNVFYLEATNDFGEDNSYEVHPNK; this is encoded by the coding sequence ATGTATAGGAAATTGTTTGCCGCAGTCATGATGCTGGTGTTCGCTCTGGTGACGACAACCGGTGTTGTAATGGCTGATGAAGCCAAGAAGCCGAAGTTCAAGGAATTCCACTCCATCGTGGATTACAAGTTCGTGGCCAAGTACGCCAAAATGCCCAAGCCCAAGGGCGCGATGATCGTTGATTCCAGACCATACAAACCGAAGTATGTCGATGGATACATTCCGACTGCTGTGTCCATTCCGACCAGCCAGTTCGACAAGATGGTGGATAAGTTGCCCGCCAACAAGGACGATCTTCTTATTTTCTATTGTGGTGGCTTTCATTGCGGACTCTCCCATAAAGCGGCCTGGAAGGCAGAAAAGCTTGGCTATACCAACGTCCATGTCTACGCCGCGGGTTTTCCGGATTATAAGAAGCACGCGTTGTACTACTCCATCGGTCTGGAAAATCTCCACGGCAAGATGGCCAACGGCGATAAATATGCATTGATCGACGCCCGTCCGTACCAGAAGTATCTGGCTGGCGCGATTCCGTCCGCTATCGGCATTCCTGAAAAGGACTTTGCCGACAAGCGCGGTATGTTGCCAATTGATAAAGCTGAAGTCACACTGGTTTACTATTGCGGCGGCTACAAATGTGCCCTGTCGCACAAGTCCGCAATCAAGGCCCGTTACCTTGGCTACAAGAAAGTTGTGGTTGCTGAAGCCGGTTATCCCGGTTGGAAGGAAATGTTCGGTGGTGCCGATGTGGCCGTCAAGGCCGGTGAAGCTGAAGGTGCAGTCGATGCTGAATGGTTCCTGAAGACCATCAAGGAAAACCCGGATTCCATTCTGCTGATCGATGTGCGTGATCCTGAGGAATACGCAGCCGGTCACTTCCCCTCCGCCATCAACATGCCTGTTGATATGGTTGAGAAAAAGGCCAAGGAAATCCCGACAGACAAGCCTATCGTATTCTCCTGTGCCACAGGCGCACGAGCAGGCGAAGCTTATTACCTGTTTATGGACATGGTACCTGATGCCAAGAATGTCTTCTATCTGGAAGCCACCAATGACTTTGGTGAAGACAATTCTTACGAGGTTCATCCAAATAAATAG
- a CDS encoding rhodanese-like domain-containing protein — protein MMIRISSIVYMLLALCLFWSAPANADENEVWWSAAQGEAEREGYKLINTSGLKALIDSGVKPLIIDARADYEFVAGHILGSINMEFDLGDRMDLPEAKRTAFKDLVGYDQKRLLVVYCRSFRULRSGIAARWAARLGYTDVYRYAAGFHDWKEAYPELVDGVQEEKHILAVGDTFPACRVAVLNGDADREYLNLPEGTKWLQLSELSARFVLIQLYNTMCNDCVRETKLLSRFFKDVENDPVLAGQLKIIGLGVYDSNHAVVRFKKHYDVAYPLFSDKSGQIFECLGQAELPLAYLVRAEGDGNWTIELIRRGYFEPDTRFLDVLRSAVIRTEELD, from the coding sequence ATGATGATACGGATATCTTCCATTGTATATATGCTCCTCGCCTTATGCCTTTTCTGGAGTGCACCCGCCAATGCTGACGAAAACGAAGTTTGGTGGTCCGCTGCACAGGGTGAAGCCGAACGTGAAGGGTATAAGCTCATCAACACCAGCGGGTTGAAGGCGTTGATTGATTCAGGCGTAAAACCACTTATTATCGATGCGCGAGCTGATTATGAATTTGTCGCCGGGCATATCCTCGGTTCCATCAATATGGAATTTGATCTTGGCGACCGGATGGATTTGCCAGAAGCCAAGCGGACGGCATTCAAGGATTTGGTCGGATACGATCAAAAACGTCTGTTGGTGGTGTATTGTCGAAGTTTCAGGTGACTGCGCAGTGGCATTGCGGCGCGCTGGGCAGCGCGTCTCGGATACACTGATGTTTATCGATATGCAGCGGGATTTCATGACTGGAAAGAAGCATACCCCGAACTCGTGGATGGTGTGCAGGAAGAAAAGCATATTCTGGCCGTGGGCGATACGTTCCCGGCATGTCGGGTGGCGGTGTTGAATGGCGATGCGGATCGCGAGTATTTGAATTTACCGGAAGGGACCAAATGGTTGCAACTTTCCGAGTTGTCCGCCCGTTTTGTGCTGATTCAACTGTACAATACCATGTGCAACGATTGCGTGAGGGAAACCAAGTTGCTTTCGCGGTTTTTCAAGGATGTGGAGAATGATCCTGTGTTGGCCGGACAACTCAAGATCATTGGGTTGGGTGTGTATGATTCGAATCATGCCGTTGTTCGTTTCAAGAAACATTATGATGTGGCCTACCCGTTGTTTTCGGATAAAAGCGGGCAGATCTTCGAATGTCTCGGACAGGCCGAATTGCCGCTGGCATATCTGGTTCGGGCCGAGGGTGATGGTAACTGGACCATTGAATTGATCCGGCGTGGCTATTTTGAACCGGACACCAGATTTTTGGATGTATTGCGGTCAGCCGTTATTCGAACCGAAGAACTGGACTAG
- a CDS encoding molecular chaperone TorD family protein encodes MSISQSKLHLLNVLELCVTVFRGPNAEEWANLAKVGVPELLASVQKNPDTFLAPAQCLNQLSANLSDEDISILETEYVRLFIAGSGGVPAPLYESCHLDTTPRTMGQSALDMQSRLQEAGLEMSLDSNEPADHLTIELEFLFYLLSEGWFGQKEQAAQGTEFAESIMLPWVRRFRDALNKAAPHPIFTCVADLTVTTLETVSKI; translated from the coding sequence ATGTCCATATCTCAATCAAAACTTCATTTACTTAATGTATTGGAACTGTGTGTCACCGTATTTCGTGGCCCTAATGCAGAAGAATGGGCCAATCTCGCCAAGGTTGGAGTGCCTGAACTCCTTGCCAGTGTCCAGAAAAACCCCGACACCTTCCTCGCTCCGGCTCAATGCTTGAACCAATTGTCAGCAAATCTTTCGGATGAAGACATCTCAATTCTTGAGACCGAATATGTCCGCCTGTTCATTGCCGGCTCTGGAGGAGTTCCCGCCCCGCTGTATGAATCCTGCCATCTCGACACCACACCCCGAACCATGGGCCAGAGCGCCTTGGACATGCAAAGTCGTCTTCAGGAAGCCGGACTTGAAATGTCGTTAGACTCCAACGAACCAGCCGACCACTTGACCATTGAACTCGAATTCCTCTTCTACTTACTCTCCGAAGGGTGGTTCGGACAAAAGGAACAAGCCGCTCAAGGCACCGAATTCGCAGAATCGATCATGCTTCCATGGGTACGCCGTTTCCGGGACGCACTGAACAAGGCCGCCCCACACCCTATATTCACCTGTGTCGCAGACCTCACAGTAACAACCTTGGAAACTGTTTCAAAGATCTAG